GTAtgcttatgtgtgtgtgcgtgcctgtGTGTTTGGTttacagctgctgctgctgctgctgctgctactgctactgctagcTGTCGCTGTCCTTGATTATAGCTTTTCTTAGCTTTGGCAGAATCatgttgttggttttgctgctgccttttgcttcgctgcttctgcttgtgcGCTTTTTTCCGTctaatttgttgtttctgctgctatcgctttggcttttggcgcTCGCTTTGTTATTATGATTTTGCTTTTGTACATTTGGTGGGTGTGAAGGGTAAGGTAAGCGCGTGGGGAAGCAAGCAAGCACTTTGCACTGCACTGCGCTCTGCCCTCAGCACTGGTTGCTCTCTCTGACACTCTCTCGTGCTCTCTTTCGTGGCTGTGCGCGCTGCCATGGTACATCAAAAAAAGAGTATGTACCACCTTCTGATTGTGACGTTCTCTTTTTTCGCGTTGCTATTCATTGTGATTTGTATCCCTCTTAGCATTCGTTCTCTGTTTATTTTGTGGTTACCTTTGCACGGAAAGCTTTGTTCTAAAACTCAAACCGTTAATCATCTCTCAAAATTATCGAGCCAAATTCGGCATTAATTCACATATTTATGCACAGATCAGAGCTCCAATCGTGATGGAATTGGTTCGACCAATGGTTCCACTCGCCATGCTTCGCAgttatttatatgtacatatgtatgtatactaaAGAACTTAAAACTTTTACTCGTCTCCAAATACTAGTCTCCGAAAATGTACAATGCTAAAATCGGTTTTTTCATGGAAAAGACCATGGATATCATTGAATCTTAGAAGCCTAGGATATTGAACATGTTTTGAAAATTGTCAAAATTATATTACAATTTTAATATTCTCCTTCTATCCGATTAGCaaagatatttttttgttataaatAAACGCTTTATATTTTCCAAAAACTATCCCTAGTTTCCAATCGAATTGTATTATTTCTGAGAGTTGTACTCTAAGTTTGCTCGACATGTATTAGTGCTTGCCGGCATCTGTGGGGAAAATCGAAAACAGGTTTGGATGACACTCACCTTTAATTGAATATACCGTGCGCGTTGCTCTCCCGTTCGGTGCTTTTCTTCACTTCTTAGGCTGCTCGCTCGCTGCTCTCAGAGGcgctgctctgcctctgccagtGTCTCTGCTCCACTCAGCTCTGCTCGCTGGGGGCTTCAGCTCAGATGCCATTTAATTTTCAGTTACTAGTTGAAGTAgacaacaaaacaagaaagagcaccaaaaagaagaaatatatatgtacatatgtaagtgcAGGCCAAACCAAAAGGGAGGCACAACAAAACTAGGAACAGCAGTAGTCGCAATTAAATGTAGAACTCCAAAAATCCACTGTAAAACAAATCCATatacatccatacatacatatgtgactGTCCTCCAtgtgctgtgtgtttgtgcaaaagaaaaaacagttATAAACTTTCAAACGGTAGTGCGCGATAAATTATTGAATAGCTCTTTCctgtttatattttattgtgaaatatttcaaaaatataaGCAGAGgcaaagagcgagagagagacggcaAATGCTTCAATTTGCAGCTGACTCTCATTTTGGGATGACTCTcattgttattgctgttgaCGATCTTCCATGTGACAAGAGAACCGTGGGCGCATCTCGCACACATAAAAgtcatacatatacatacatacatatatgcacatacgtaggtatatatgtatgtagatatgtatgtatacgcaAGAGCCAAAAGACAAATGTCTGACAAAAGCAAcgcaagcaacaaaaacaacaacaacaacaacaccagaaGCAGCCCCACTGTGGAGCCTAAACAACCTACAGTATTACTTCGGTGCCCAAAACCAATTCACCACACAAGCAAATCGAAAGAGAATTTCacagtttttgtgtgttttccgATCGAAGCCAGACCGTGGAGCATGCAGTGGCATAGACGATAGAGATAGGAATAGAGGCACAGATAGTCATAGGGAGCGAACAAGTGAGCGTGAGAGAAACAGCAAGTGAGAGCGGAGAGGGTCAAAGTAAAAGCAGAATTAGCTCATCCAACAGtctgacagagagagagagagagagaaaatgatAGAGAGGAGACAACACAGTAAAAGTGCATGGGCACAGTGGGGCGTGTtagctttttgttgcttgtcGATACAAGAAAATAGTAATTTTCCAAGTGAAATCATTTTAGCGGCTCTTACATGACAATCTCTACATTATACACTGACGATTTTcggtaaaacaaaaacacccAGATATGAACATCTTGACCAAATGAACCCACCTTCCTAATTGTGACTGTGCTCCATGATAAAATCTAGAAGACATACCATTGCGGGTGTGTAACAATAGAACTTAGCCTTGAGTGTCGACTGGGTCCAGCTGAACAGCTGTAGCCCACTGTACATTGTTGATTTCAAGATGATTTTTGGGGTTGACTCAAGCTGGTTTTCTCTGCCcagctctctcgctctctccaaCTCTCTCGCATTTCTCTTTCAAGCAACAACATTAAACAGCTGAGCTTGTTTGAAAACAACAGTCAACCATCCCGTTCCGTCCGACCCTCTCGGTATGGGTGCGCCCTGAAAATGGGGCCAGAGGCAGATGACGACTATATGACGGCACCAGAAGCTCTCGCGTAAGGACAGCAGTCATAGGCCATAAAGAAATGCATGCTGAGAGCTTGCCCAAAATTAACAGTAACGTAACTGTGGGGGCACACTGAGCGCTGCGGCATCCCCGAAGTATGCAACACGGGGATATTTGTGAAAAATAAACGGAATTAGGGAGACCTTCCATTGAAGGACAACCAATTGCCAAATGGCAACGACGCAGTAGGTCCTCGCGGGAAAGAGAGGGATGCTGCTAGGCTGTTGTGAGAGGCTGTTGGAAAGGGGGGTGTCtgtggaaatggaaaggaGAGCGACGTCACAGATGGCTGACATAGTTTCCTCAGTTAGGCCACGTGCATTCCTATGGGTGGACacgtgtgggtgtgggtgtgtgtgagcAAAAGTTGGGTCTTGAATGACCTAGATAATAGAGTGGAGTGAATACatattaataaatacatacatatgaacatACATGTGTAAGTGGTCTTGCCAATAGCTACTTGTACTGCAAAACAACTAAAATTTTAATGAATCCCTTTATACCCCCAAAAGGAAAAATTTTCACATACTCAAATtgttctctctcgctctttcaggCAGCAGCCCCTTTGCGACGTTTCTGATTGCGCtggattgtgtgtgtgagagttgACGTATGCGGATGAAGGAGCCGTGCAACAGGAAACGGAAAGAAGGAGAATAACACCACAAACGGGAACCGGAACAGCAATAAAAACATTTAcaatatacaacaaatacaaagatagaaagaaacaaagaaacaaatacacaaacacCGCCTTAGCCTTAGTAAAATACAACGACAAGAAGAGGACAAGAGATCGAGATCGACCTCAGCAAAAGCACTATCTTAACCTTATCAAATCCAAAATTCAAAAGTCAATCAAAAGCTAAAGCTACAAATATGTCGTCACCCAGTGCTGGAAAGCGTCGCATGGACAATGACGTGATCAAACTGATTGAATCAAAACACGAGGTCACCATTCTCGGGGGCCTCAACGAGTTCCATGTGAAATTCTTTGGCCCGTCGGAAACACCCTACGAGGGCGGTGTGTGGAAGGTTCGCGTCTATCTGCCGGATAACTATCCCTTCAAGTCGCCGAGCATTGGGTTCGTGAACAAGATCTACCATCCGAACATTGACGAGTCGTCTGGCACGGTCTGTCTAGATGTGATCAATCAGGCCTGGACGGCCCTGTACGACCTATCGAACATATTCGAGTCGTTTTTGCCGCAGCTGCTCACATATCCGAATCCGGTGGATCCGCTCAATCGGGATGCCGCCGCCCTGTACCTGCACGAGCCGGAAGAGTACCATCGCAAGGTGGCCGACTATGTGCAACGCTATGCCACCGAGGATGCGCTGCGGGCGGCGCAACAGGAGCGAGAGAGCAGCGATAGCGAGTCGAGCATGTCCGACTACAGTGAGGATGAGGCCCGGGACATGGAGTTATAATATCGGTTTAACTCTAATCAAATACCATTAACATTAACGACAAATGCCTAATACTAATGCTTTAGCGCagctcttctctctctctctctctctcgctctgcatCTCTCCCTTTTTGAGTATGACGATGACGATCTTTCAAACCAGCAAATCAACAGCAAACGGcaacaaaattataaatatatacatatatatatatatatatatatatatataggaatgataattgaattttaagaTAGAGAGTGAGGCGACAATGCACATGCAtaccatatgtatgtatatatatatatatacatatatatacaacatatataaatatatatatatatatatacataaatttatatttattaatgtaAGCGCAAACAAAACAAGATTTGAAAACTCTTAGTTAAGCCATTTAGTAGctgataaaaaacaaaaaacaaaacgatgaCAAAGAAACGTCTAAGATCTGACCAGGGAGTAAAGGATCTCGTAtcgaaacagaaacggaaacggaaaggATCAGTTACGAAAAGAACATAACGGAGCGGAGTATCAATAttaaatggaatgaaatggtTCTAATAAGTaaagtacacacgcaatacaATGTCGGGGAGTAAGGCCGAGTCGGGGCCAGACAGAcacaaaggcaacaacaacaaaaatagtggatcaaaataaaataactgaAATCGGAACAAATCGGATAATGATGAAACAAAAATTGCTTTTGGCCTTGGTCTGGCACTAAACAGACGATGACGATAACCATAACCATAAACGATAAACGATAAAGGAGAACGGATAACGGATAACGAGGACGAGGCCCGATCTTTCAAAATATAGCAATTAAGCAGTGCAAGAAGTGCAAACGTATCGAGATGAAATACAGTTACCACCATCCACAGCAAGTTCTGTATCATTATCCCACATCGCATCCCCCAAAGGCCCCACAAAACCCAGATAGTATATTTTAACGTAACCCCCGTAAAAGGATTGCTTCTGAGTACGAGTAGATCAACGAAGTGTGCgagtattttaaaatttatgttaACTTGCTTGTGTTTTGGTTTGCCTTATTGGCGCCATCATCTTATAGGACTTTCCAATTCAACACAATTCGCAATATAGTTATACAAAACGTATAGACGTACTCGTATGTAGAAAGCAAATGAAACTTTAAtgttgaaaagtgaaaattgaAAGTTGAGAGCCCAAAACGCAGAATCCAATCTGACTTAGCAGCCTTGGCCCTGCCCGAAAAGTAAATGATCGTAAGCGTACATAGAACTAGTAGACAACCAAGACAAATCCTAAAAGAATTGAAGCATTATGAGATACAAATAAACGTTGCAGTTCTTTTCTTGTTAATTAATATTATCATACGGTTATTATGTAATGTTTTAAAATAGGATTCTAATTGAGCGTgtaattaaatgcaataaCTTTTATGCCTAACTTATGCCACCTGTGTTtaagccaaaacaaaatcgGTTTTTTATTGCGTATTGagtatttattgtttttccttGAGTTGGGGTCCAAAACGAACATGCGGGAGATTtccctctctctatatctctctatCCCTCAATCCCTCTCATTGTTTTGAATCATGTgcagtgctgtgctgtgccctTTGTGCTTGATACGGGCTTGATCAGCACAGCACACAATGGATTCAATGGAAaatgcagtgcagtgcagtgcagtgtaGTACAGGGGcttgaaatcaaatcaaagtgCATCGCGAGTCAGAGATGATGAGCTGAGcgacatatacatacaatagCTACGTATATAGGCATTACCGATCGATCTACTGTACTATTTAGGTAGTAGTATTACTAACTAGCACTACGAACCGTATGTATAACCATATTTTAGGCCTAAGTTTACACTAAAAGCTGAACAATTAATGAGTGCACATGTAATCTGGTGATTGTATACACAATATACCTACAAAATATATGATATCTATCAGAAAATACAATAATTGAAATGTAATTGAAAGCAATCGAGACCGAAGTCAGTGGGTAGGTTAAAGGCAGTCAGTGTCAGTCGGCGGGAGGGATCAATaacgcatatacatatatccttaaaaacaaaaaaaaaccaaatgttGTTACAGAGAAATATAAATCTAACAAATAATAGAaaggaaattgaaataaatgcaaataaaatctTCGTAACGATTTTGGCGATGGTGCGATGGGTCTAGGGGTGTAGGGGTGGATGGGCGGAGAGTGATGAAAGGTTTTTGGTTCTTATCTTGGCCTTGTTTTGTCAATAGTTTGGCCCGCCACCCCTCCGGTGTGTGGTTATCCATAGAGTTCCTTGGGGGGGCCCTCGGCCTGCCCTTACCTATTCCAACTGACAATGCCTGGGGACTGTCAGCACACACTTTGAGACTCTGGGCGGCTCTGTGGCCTGTCTTCGCCTTGGAAACTGAAAGAAAGTTGCAGTTTGTTGattccttttgttttggccGTTTGCCATTTGTGGATGAGCCCGAGGGCCAAGGGACACGCTTTAACGCTCCTGCGTGGAGTCTATCGGGCAATCAAAATAACAACCTAGACATGGGTATCTACTTTAAAGATCTATAAACTCTACAACTCTTTCTGTGCATCGCTTGCCCTCTTCCCCTCACTCTatcactccctctctctgtctctctctgtgtgtgtgtgtgtgtgtgtgtgtgtgtgtgtttgtgtgtgcctgtgtggtGGGTTTATCTTCAACCAGTTTAGACTTTAATTACGGCCAACATGAGGACAATTTCCATAGCATACATTGCAGCGCACGCTGAAACGGAGCTGGGATCTGGCGACGACGAGTCGTCCTAAAGGAAAAGAAGAGCCTCCACAGCTTTGTCCGTGTCCTCCACCTGTGGGAGATACATATCTGAACAAAAATATTCGAAGAAATGGTGAAAGTGTTCCACTTTGAAGTCTGCTACTGCCCCGACGTGACGGAAGTGTCTGCCTGCTGGAATTttacaaagatacatatattgtacCGCCATCGCTACCTGGAACAATGAAAAGATCAGTGGAGAGAAAGACCCTGGGACTTGCCTGAAGAGGAGCTCCTGTTTTGGCACCTGCATTCCAAAGTATCTATCCactgtacgagtatctaaCAGATATCCCAGATATCATTGTTCCGAGCTCAAGGGCGATTCAACTGCTTGGATGGAGAGGTCTTGGCCAACTATCGGTTGCATTACCAATTGCCAATTGGTCCAAGTACATGTGCATCCTcgtgctcgtgtgtgtgtgcgtgtgtgtggagtgtggtgtctgtgtgtgtgtgtggagatggagaaggagtagcagctgctgttgatggaCTGCCAAGTCCAAACATGTTTGATTTGCTCCCTTCAGGGCTGTCAGTGGACTTGCAACCTGACAAAGAGTTCGAGGAAAAAGCCCCCAATCCATGATTTGTTTGGGTGGCAACCGGGCAACGGATCAACCGGAGCAAATGGttaaaaatcaacaaattaCAACCgttacatatgtacgtacggacatgcatacatacatatgtacattcaaGTGTATATACAAGACCCAGAGACCGTTGGTTCGTCCCAGACACTGACACGCATCGAAGCCAGTGGAAACGCTAATAAAATTATAGTGCCAAGGGCGGAGCCGaccataaatacatatatgtatgtatgtggaaACGATATGGCTATATATAGCTATAGCTACcgccagacagacaggcagaagGTGGGTCTGGGCTACTCCGTCTTCTTGGGTAATCACAAGATAATAACATTTTGCGCAACGGAATTGCGAGAGTAAGGAACAAACGAAATATCGCCAGGTCTGGCACGATACAACAATATAACGCCGCCCCCTCATTGTGTGGGGGcagagactgagagagagcgagagatagagagtTGAGGTAAAGTTCAAGTGAGCAAAAGAGTAAATGAGTGCACTGGCAGAAATACAGCAGCTCTATCTCTCGCTCATTCCTCCCTAGAGTGGCTCTGTTGTGGTCCCTTTCTCACTCTAAGCTCAGGCATGTGATCTCTCATCTTAAGTTCGATCCATATGATccatatatctacatatatcttaTCAAATATCATCTTATTATACTATTTCATATCTTGTGCACGATCCGTCCATGGTTATCCACTTGCAGTACTTTAGGACCCATCTTCATTCTTAAGTATTAATTGGGATCAACTTACACTACTTTAGGATCCAATTACACTACTTTAGGACCCATCTACATTCTGAAGGAATCTTTAGAATCCACTTACCCTACATTAGCATCTACTTACACTACTTTAGGATCCGCTACACTACTTTAAGACCCATCTACACTCCATTAGACCGATCCATATTCTCTGAGCATCCATTGTAAAGGACATACACAATCTTAGAACCCATATACAGTCTTTGGGCCTATTTACACTGCCTTAGGACCCATCTTCATTCTTAAGTATTAATTGGGATCCACTTACACTACTTTAAGATCCAATTCCACTACTTTAGGATCCACTTACCATACTTTAGGATCCATCTACACTCCTTTGGACTCGACTTACACAATCTTAGAACCCATATACTGTCTTTGGGCCTATTTACACTGCCTTAGGACCCATCTTCATTTTTAAGTATTAATTGGGATCCACTTACACTACTTTACGATCCACTACTTTAGGATCCACTTACCCCACTTTAGGATCCATCTAGTGTTCTTGGATTAATCTACAGTGCTTTACTAGGACATGGCCAAAGCCAACGACAGTTGGTCACCGATTAACAAGAccttttctctctccctctctcgacGTATATCTCCCCGATTTACTGGATCTGCCCTTTCCTTGGagttttctctcagtgtactCTCACTGCAGTCGGCGCTGGCTGAAACAATTTATGGGCGAAATGTGAATGTGAACGCTGCCATTAGCCATTACCCATTCGGATGTAATGCGATGTGAagggcatttgcattttgggcCTACTAGGCCTCCAGGGCCTCCTGGGCCCTTTGCCTTTGTTTGCTCATATCTTTTGCGCCACATATCCACATACCTGGGcgttgtatgtacatattggaAGTGACTGGGGAGTCcaggtgggggagggggatgagCGTGTTGGCTTTGACACATAAAGAGGAACAGGGAacccatccatccacacacatacacacacacacggccatgtattggaaatttgttttgttgcagGCAAAGCTGGCGCCACCAAGGGTCGTTCGCCAACTCCGACACCCAATCGTGATAATGGTGGGGGCGGAACTGGAGGTGGAgccgcagctggagctggaggcggaggcggcggcggcggcggcggcggcggtggtggtgcaaCGTCAGGCGGAGCCGGAGCAACAACAGCCGGCAGATCCACACTACATGCGAACAAAACGATACTGAAAACGGTCTCGGTATTCCTCGCCAGCGGCAAACGTAACTCGAGCAACCAACAGTCGAAGGCCGCCGCGGCGGCCCTGCAGAACAAGCGGCAACTGCGCCAAAGGAGGATGGAGGAGCTCAGCGGCAAAATCAATCCCAAGCTGCTGGACAGTCTGCGCAAGAAGACGCGCTTCAGCAAGTGAGTAGGCCCGTTCCGAGAGCCAACATCCAATCCGAATCCACCCCACCCCGTTGCAGAGACGAACTGGATTCCCTGTGCCGGATCTATAGGAAGCTCGTGTCGAACTGCCAGTATGCGGCCAAGACGCTGGCATCCAGCTCTTCCAGTGCAGCCATAGCCAAGCCCCATGCGGCCGTGGAGGTGAGTCTTGCCGAGGATACCCATCCTCAGACTCTGAGAAACGAGTGTACATATTCTGGCCACTCAGGGCATCGACCGCATCGTGTTCCGGGAGCTGTTGCACAGCACTTTCGACATTGTCACCGAGGAGATCCTGATGGAGCGCATCTTCTGCAGCTGGGACAAGGCACACGAGGGCCTGCCCCTGCGGCTCGAGGGCTGGCTCATCGGGCTGTCAACGTTTCTGCGCGGCACGTCCACGGAGCGGGCGGGCTTCTGTTTCCGGGTGTACGATCTGAATCAGGACGGATTCATTACCAAGGATGAGATGTTCACGCTGCTGCGGAACTGCCTCATCAAGCAGCCGCAGGACGAGGATCCCGACGAGGGCGTCAAGGATCTTGTAGAGATCGTCCTCAAGAAGTTCGACCTGGACAAGGATGGCAAGGTAGGAGCAATGCCACCCCTTCTCTCTGCATCCCTTCTATACGTATTTAGCCCCCCTCTCTCAGGTCTCGCTGGAGGATTTCATGACCACAGTCACGGCGGAACCGCTGCTGATTGAAGCCTTTGGCCAGTGCCTGCCCACGGACAGTGCTGTCGGCTCCTTTTTCTCAACGCTGCAGGTGTAGGTCGAATCGAACCaaaggtttttttgtttttcattttgtgaAGTAGGGAAATAAAGTACGCTAGATAGAAATCCATGCGAATGTTTACTGTACTCGGGAGACCCTAGGTAACCTTTCTCGGCATCCCATCGACAATCCATATTCGAAGGAACTTGTTCGCTATCTTTTGGTGGTTTCCAGGGAAACGGCCATTCTGGAGACCATTCTGAAATGAACcctaataataaaaaattcatGAAAATCCGCATTGCGACGGATTGGCCATAATATCTGCGGGAGGAGAACCCAAACTTTGAGCGACCATCGAGCTAATAGAACTACAATTAATCTCTTATGCTGATGGCCCATTTTTGGTAGCTGGTGACCCCGAAAACAGGTCAATATTGGGCTAGATTTTTGTAGAACGGGACTAATGCTACCTATACCTTTATTATATCTCTTGTGGTTCCAGCGTATGTTAGAGATGGCTGACCCCAGACCACTGGGATTCTATCGTATTTTCTGGAATGCTTTCTTTATTGGTTTATTGCGAAAACGCCCCGAGCAGTGTCTGTGGTGTCACCCCATACTCAAAGAGACAATACGCTTGATTAGAGTGCCCAGAAGGTGACCCCGACCAATGACAGAGATGCAATTCATTTCTGCGAACAGATGTCTGTGAAATTTGCACGTAATGCTGAAGAAATCAACTGAGATGAGGCACTGGTCGACGTTCGTCTGTGCCATCGAGCCGTACATGAAGGTTCGAGTTCCGGCGATTGTCGGTGTCAGGCGGCatgttgcaagttgcaagttgAGGACCACATCTAGTCATAGTCATATTTATGCAAGCGTCAAGTGAAACAATAAGCCGAGTCGAGCGGTCCGGTAATGCGAGCTAATTTATTCGATTAGCCAGCcgcatccacacacacacacactcacacacacagaggcataCAGCTAACCCAAATGGTCACGAATCTTGTTTATCTATCGAATGCATTCATGCAACGCCCAAAGCAAGTTCCACGCTGTTTAGCTTCCCATTCCACTTGCGACGCTGACGCGGACTGCCACATGGCACATGGCACTTGCCCGTGAACCGTCTCAATATTGAATATGACTGGGAAGGTGGACCGGATTTGGCATAGAACCGGAATGAGTGCAGCAGACAGTGGCATTACATTACATAATATATTCTCGTACACCCACTTTGAGTAGCAGGAAAGGaaggccgggccgggccggacCGGGCCGCGCCGGCTTGGGATAACGATATTTGATCGGATCGAAACCAAGAAGCCACTCTAGAGCCACTGCCCTTGGCAGTCATGTGTGAATCTTGACTGAATCTGGAATCTATAAGGGTGATATAACCAATGTTCTGTTTTTCTACATGCGTGCATATATTAGTGGCACAGATACAAGGTGTGGCTCTTTCACAATTCCATAGAGAACTTATCATACAGATAATCGATTCCGATTGATTTTGGTAGCCTCCGTAGCCTCCAATAACAAAACCACAATATATATTTCGTTACTATGGtagctatctgataaagattaAGCCCGATTTTGAGAATATATAACATAGAACATGGATTTGTAGATGCTTCAACTTTTCCATTTCGCTAGATCATTGATCTTGTATATTACGAGATAGATACAGATTAGTTCACTGCTACttatttgattgattgaagGGTATACAAATTCGATTAGTGATTGGTTTCATTGTAGCATTGAAATTCTTTACTGTTAGTTGTACAAAGACTGTAGATCTTGAACTCCGACTTTGTTTGCCCTGTCTCTATCGAAGCTATCAGAACCAGATCccatctatgtatatgtacatcgCAAGGAACGATGAATCTTCAGGCCTATTTTTTGGTAATCTTGTCTTTATCCATAGGTGTTGTTACTTCTAATCATCGGGTGTCCAATGCAGTCATGTCTGGGATCTGGTGaagttgtttattttttgtttgacatATGGATTTCACATTGTAAACATTGCCGCGTCGTTTTCATTGACTTTTCCAGCTTATCGTACATTCAAATCACAATCACCTTCTGGAGGGTTGCGGCTGCTCAGTACCTGGGGTGTGCACTTCGTACCCTAGTAGCGTATTAAAAAAGTGATTCATTAATTAGGACCCTCGCCTACTTGCAGATAGGAAATCTTATCGCTGCTTCCGAAAATTAAAGCCACCTCAAGCTGGGATGATGTAATGAGTGCTCAAAGTACTAATTAGCTCATTTTTTGTTACACTTTTGTAATGACTGGGCGGAGGGAGAGCTCAACAgaaaagtacatatatttcattttgttgaTTGTGCACTTGCACTTACAGATGTACACACGTGTGcatgtctgtatgtctgtatgtacCTTATCGTAATTTTGGTAGATAGTGCATGGACTTGGGTCAAAAAAGCCAAACTAGCCTGCGATCTCACTGATAGAAATGTGCTGCTCTTAGTCTGCTCATCCGCGCTGGGGATCGTATAGGCAAACTCTGTCCAGATCTTTGGATGTGTGCATGCGGCGCCGCACATGAGCACTGCATTTGATGGCTAATAATGGGGGACTAGTAGCAGTTTCCCCCCCACATAGTGGTGTACTATTAA
The sequence above is a segment of the Drosophila pseudoobscura strain MV-25-SWS-2005 chromosome X, UCI_Dpse_MV25, whole genome shotgun sequence genome. Coding sequences within it:
- the UbcE2H gene encoding ubiquitin-conjugating enzyme E2 H, whose product is MSSPSAGKRRMDNDVIKLIESKHEVTILGGLNEFHVKFFGPSETPYEGGVWKVRVYLPDNYPFKSPSIGFVNKIYHPNIDESSGTVCLDVINQAWTALYDLSNIFESFLPQLLTYPNPVDPLNRDAAALYLHEPEEYHRKVADYVQRYATEDALRAAQQERESSDSESSMSDYSEDEARDMEL
- the LOC4815710 gene encoding EF-hand calcium-binding domain-containing protein 1, yielding MGKAGATKGRSPTPTPNRDNGGGGTGGGAAAGAGGGGGGGGGGGGGGATSGGAGATTAGRSTLHANKTILKTVSVFLASGKRNSSNQQSKAAAAALQNKRQLRQRRMEELSGKINPKLLDSLRKKTRFSKDELDSLCRIYRKLVSNCQYAAKTLASSSSSAAIAKPHAAVEGIDRIVFRELLHSTFDIVTEEILMERIFCSWDKAHEGLPLRLEGWLIGLSTFLRGTSTERAGFCFRVYDLNQDGFITKDEMFTLLRNCLIKQPQDEDPDEGVKDLVEIVLKKFDLDKDGKVSLEDFMTTVTAEPLLIEAFGQCLPTDSAVGSFFSTLQV